One Canis lupus familiaris isolate Mischka breed German Shepherd chromosome 20, alternate assembly UU_Cfam_GSD_1.0, whole genome shotgun sequence genomic region harbors:
- the SIN3B gene encoding paired amphipathic helix protein Sin3b isoform X1: protein MKEFKSQSIDTPGVIRRVSQLFHEHPDLIVGFNAFLPLGYRIDIPKNGKLNIQSPLSSQDSSHNHSDCAENFKQQMLYKEDKPQVPLESDSVEFNNAISYVNKIKTRFLDHPEIYRSFLEILHTYQKEQLSTKGRPFRGMSEEEVFTEVANLFRGQEDLLSEFGQFLPEAKRSLFTGNGPCEMNSVQKSEHEKNLEHSKKRSRPSLLRPVSAPAKKKMKLRGTKDLSIAAVGKYGTLQEFSFFDKVRRVLKSQEVYENFLRCIALFNQELVSGSELLQLVSPFLGKFPELFAQFKSFLGVKELSFAPPMSDRSGDGISREIDYASCKRIGSSYRALPKTYQQPKCSGRTAICKEVLNDTWVSFPSWSEDSTFVSSKKTPYEEQLHRCEDERFELDVVLETNLATIRVLESVQKKLSRMAPEDQEKFRLDDCLGGTSEVIQRRAIHRIYGDKAPEIIESLKKNPVTAVPVVLKRLKAKEEEWREAQQGFNKIWREQYEKAYLKSLDHQAVNFKQNDTKALRSKSLLNEIESVYDEHQEQHSEGRSAPSSEPHLIFVYEDRQILEDAAALISYYVKRQPAIQKEDQGTIHQLVHQFVPSLFFSQQLDLGASEDSADESRGSPQGQSADPGDRKKPAPGPQSSPPEEKGPVGEAPATEQPPQQHKPLDDVYSLFFANNNWYFFLRLHQTLCSRLLKIYRQAQKQLLEYRTEKEREKLLCEGRREKANDPAMELRLKQPSEVELEEYYPAFLDMVRSLLEGSIDPTQYEDTLREMFTIHAYVGFTMDKLVQSIARQLHHLVSDDVCLKVVELYLNEKKRGAAGGNLSSRCVRAARETSYQWKAERCMADENCFKVMFLQRKGQVIMTIELLDTEEAQTEDPVEVQHLARYVEQYVGTEGASSSPTEGFLLKPVFLQRNLKKFRRWQCEQVRALRGEAKSSWKRLVGVESACNVDCRFKLSTHKMMFIVNSEDYMYRRGTLCRAKQVQPLVLLRHHQHFEEWHGRWLEDNVTVEAAGLVQDWLMGEEDEDMVPCKTLCETAHVHGLPVTRYRVQYSRRPASP from the exons GACTCTTCGCACAACCACAGTGACTGTGCAGAGAACTTCAAGCAGCAGATGCTCTATAAGGAGGACAAGCCCCAGGTGCCCTTGGAGTCGGACTCCGTGGAGTTCAACAATGCTATTAGCTACGTGAACAAGATTAAGACTCGTTTTCTAGACCACCCAGAGATCTACAGGTCATTCCTGGAGATCCTGCACACTTACCAG AAGGAGCAGCTGAGCACAAAGGGCCGGCCATTCCGTGGCATGTCTGAAGAGGAGGTGTTTACTGAGGTGGCCAACCTCTTCCGGGGCCAGGAGGACCTGCTGTCCGAGTTTGGACAGTTCCTACCAGAAGCCAAGCGGTCCCTG TTCACAGGAAATGGGCCATGTGAAATGAACAGTGTCcaaaagagtgagcatgagaagAATCTGGAACACAGCAAAAAGCGCTCTCGGCCCTCGCTCCTCCGTCCAGTGTCTGCACCAGCCAAG aagaaaatgaaactccGAGGTACCAAAGATCTGTCCATCGCTGCCGTGGGGAAGTACGGCACTCTGCAGGAGTTTTCGTTCTTTGACAAG GTTCGCAGGGTTTTGAAGAGCCAGGAGGTCTACGAGAACTTCCTCCGCTGCATCGCGCTCTTCAACCAGGAGCTGGTGTCCGGCTCCGAGCTCCTGCAGCTCGTCAGCCCGTTCCTCGG GAAATTTCCAGAACTCTTTGCGCAGTTCAAGTCCTTCCTGGGGGTGAAAGAGCTGTCATTCGCCCCACCCATGAGCGACAGATCCGGGGATGGAATAAGCCGGGAAATTGACTACGCATCTTGCAAGCGCATTGGATCCAGCTACCGAGCACTCCCCAAAACCTACCAGCAGCCCAAGTGCAGTGGGAGGACGGCCATCTGCAAGGAG GTGCTGAATGACACCTGGGTCTCATTCCCCTCCTGGTCAGAGGACTCCACTTTCGTCAGCTCCAAGAAAACTCCCTACGAAGAGCAACTGCACCGCTGTGAGGATGAGCGTTTCGAG TTAGATGTCGTCCTGGAGACCAACCTGGCCACAATCCGTGTGTTGGAAAGTGTGCAGAAGAAGCTCTCACGGATGGCACCTGAAGACCAGGAGAAGTTCCGGCTGGATGACTGTCTGGGGGGCACATCGGAGGTGATCCAGCGCCGCGCCATCCACCGTATTTACGGTGACAAGGCTCCAGAGATCATCGAGAGCCTCAAGAAAAACCCCGTCACTGCTGTCCCTGTCGTCCTGAAAAG GCTGAAGGCCAAGGAGGAGGAGTGGCGGGAGGCCCAGCAGGGCTTCAACAAGATCTGGCGGGAACAGTACGAGAAGGCATATCTCAAGTCCCTGGACCATCAGGCCGTAAACTTCAAACAGAACGACACCAAGGCCCTTCGCTCCAAGAGCTTACTCAACGAGATCGAGAGCGTCTATGATGAA CACCAGGAGCAACACTCGGAAGGCCGCAGCGCCCCCTCCAGCGAGCCACACCTCATCTTTGTGTATGAGGACAGGCAGATCCTGGAGGACGCGGCCGCCCTCATCAGCTACTACGTGAAGCGGCAGCCAGCCATCCAGAAGGAGGACCAGGGCACCATCCACCAGCTGGTACACCAGTTCGTGCCCAGCCTCTTCTTCTCCCAGCAGCTGGACCTGGGGGCGTCTGAGGACTCCGCTGATGAGAGCCGGGGGAGCCCCCAAGGGCAGAGTGCAGACCCCGGTGACCGGAAGAAGCCGGCGCCCGGGCCACAGAGCAGCCCCCCAGAGGAGAAGGGGCCCGTGGGCGAGGCGCCGGCCACCGAGCAGCCGCCACAGCAGCACAAGCCCCTGGATGACGTGTACAGCCTCTTCTTCGCCAACAACAACTGGTACTTCTTCTTGCGCCTCCACCAGACCCTGTGCTCCAGGTTGCTGAAGATCTACCGCCAGGCACAGAAGCAGCTCCTGGAGTACCGGAccgagaaggagagggagaaactgctCTGTGAGGGCCGCCGGGAGAAGGCCAACGACCCTGCCATGGAGCTGCGGCTGAAGCAGCCGA GCGAGGTGGAGCTGGAGGAGTACTATCCGGCCTTCCTGGACATGGTGCGGAGCCTGCTGGAGGGCAGCATCGACCCCACGCAGTACGAGGACACTCTGCGTGAGATGTTTACCATCCATGCCTACGTGGGCTTCACCATGGACAAGCTGGTGCAGAGCATTGCGCGGCAG ctGCACCACCTCGTGAGTGACGACGTCTGTCTGAAGGTGGTGGAGCTCTACCTGAACGAGAAGAAGCGAGGTGCTGCAGGGGGGAACCTGTCCTCCCGCTGCGTCCGCGCTGCCAGGGAGACCAGCTACCAGTGGAAGGCTGAGCGGTGCATGGCTGATGAGAACTGCTTCAAG gtGATGTTCCTCCAGCGCAAAGGGCAAGTGATCATGACCATCGAGCTTCTAGACACCGAAGAGGCGCAGACAGAGGACCCTGTGGAGGTCCAG CACCTGGCTCGGTATGTGGAGCAGTATGTGGGGACCGAGGGGGCATCCAGCTCGCCCACCGAGGGCTTTCTCCTGAAGCCCGTGTTCCTGCAAAG GAACCTCAAGAAGTTCCGCAGGTGGCAGTGTGAGCAGGTGCGTGCCCTGCGCGGCGAGGCCAAGAGCTCCTGGAAGCGGCTGGTCGGGGTCGAGAGCGCCTGCAACGTGGACTGTCGCTTCAAGCTCAGCACCCACAAGATGATGTTCATCGTCAACTCCGAGGACTACATGTACCGCCGTGGGACCCTCTGCCGGGCCAAGcag GTACAACCACTGGTCCTGCTGCGCCACCACCAGCACTTTGAGGAGTGGCATGGCCGCTGGCTGGAGGACAACGTGACAGTGGAGGCGGCTGGCCTGGTGCAGGACTGGCTGATGGGCGAGGAGGACGAGGACATGGTGCCCTGCAAGACCCTCTGTGAGACGGCACACGTGCACGGCCTGCCTGTGACCCGCTACCGAGTGCAGTACAGCCGCCGCCCAGCCTCGCCCTGA